tagatgatgtataggtgtgaggtATTTTGCGAAATTGTAAACCTTAAGTTTATgttgtattttggaagaatgtaaagttaatcaaatgtattaaagttgaatggatgtaatagtttagtatctctcttttattcacttgtatatgctttacttgtgatgcttgctttttagttaattagcactggttgtgctctcgctattgtttgattgtgtatgtaatcaagttgttttcctgggcaCTTGTTGTACACGATCacgttgtttagccttgggcggacaggggaggtgctgtccgtccggcgtctgttcgacgcgcccgagccggaccaaattggtagcgggcttggggcgtgacatagataaagatcaataactccgatcttaaattgaaggatccgatcatctatttttaggacgttgttcgattttgaccgttcattttatgctcgtttgatggactttattatgatttcaaaaaattacgaaatttattttttagaagtttcaaatactctagatcatatttaacggagtggatcgtcgattcggaaaccccatcatcaaaaacaacttatgagtacgaagggtccaatactcataagagtatagtagccctactctctctctctctctctctctctctctctctctctctatatatatatatatatatatatatatatcctgagAAGAAGAATATGAGAGTCTGGATCGAGACTCAAGTACAAAATGGATGATCTCAGAGAGACTCAATTGGTTAACCCTCATATAAGATAATTTACTCTACAGGTGATTTATATTACTCTGGATAATTAACTGATTTTTGATGTTACATATTCGATGTGGGTAATATATCACCCTTAGAAAAGTGTCTACACACAAACGAGTACTCTTTCATATAGCTATTCTAAACATATTGTGAGTCTATCATCCTTGCATCCAAACAGCCGCTTAATGTTAATCCCTCTGAGCTCTGTTTGGATGTTAGAACAACTTATCTACCAATAACTTATTCAATATAGTTCCTTTTATGTTATTGCAACCAAGGAGTTCGCTCTTAGTTCTTTCAAAGTCCCGGTACACATTGTTTTTTAGGATAATTTGTCCCATGTACTCTGTGATTTATcgtattttgaagaaaataacTTGATGTGTGTACTAGAACCATTGTCGATATTGTAAATTCTTTGCTATTGTTGATGTCTAAATCATCAACTATTTGCTATGAAGAAGCCCTAGAGTAAACAGAATAGATGTTTCATATTAAGATGTTCTGGCATCCTAGCATATGCTGGGTCCTTTTAAGTTGGACCCTATGTATCATTTCCCAACAGGTTCTAGATTAGGTGGCACCATTAAGCAAGTAAAAGCCGTAGTCCCAGATTCATGGTGCAGAAATGGCAAGTATGCCAATGTTTCAAGTGGCTAGGCCAGTATAGGCTGGGAGTGCTATTTTGGAATATCCTTTACATTCTAAGATACAGTTGTTAAGAACGTCTGGAGCATGTTTGTTTATCTGTTTTGTTGAGTGATGAAGTTGTATGGGACCAGATATATccatagaaataatatattttgatgtGTGTTTGTCTCATTATGCACCGGCGAAATGTATGGAATATATCTTATTTCAAGTATTCTATCTTTTACCACATTTGTACATAATGATTACCATCAGTTTTAAAGAATTAAGTGTTGATAGAGTCTAGTATGGTTATCGCTATCATTCTACGTATTAACGTGGGCTGAACTTTCAGGAAGTGTTTGACAAGGACACTTTCAGCAATGATGATCCGATGGGCAATGCAGAGTTTGACATCCGCCCGTTTGTTGAGGCTGTGAAGATGAATTTGCAAGGCATTCCGAATGGTACCATCGTAAAGAAGGTTGTTCCGAACAGGCAGAACTGCTTGGCTGAGGAAAGTGCCATATATTTTTCCGAGGGAAAGGTCATTCAAGATCTCGCTCTCAGGCTGAGAAATGTAGAATGTGGCGAAGTTGAACTGCAGCTGCAATGGACCAGCATACCTGGTTTCAGGAGCTTTTAAGCtttctaatatataataatatatgcacGTGTGGTATGGAGTTTGTTGTGCGAAGACATGTAACTGCAATACTGGAAAGCATGATATGTGAGATTTGGGTGTTCTGCTACTACCGCCTGTAAATAAAGTTATGATTGAAAATTTATGTTAACATCACGCCCGCTACTCTTTTGTGTTTTCTTCTTGAGAAAGCATTTTTAAGTGTGCTTAGCATGAATTCCTCATGACTATAAGCGGGAGGAGCAGCAATTCTAAGGTAGTTCGATCCAAAAATTCAGCTGAGTAGATGTTCCCCATGTAGTAGTAGGTTCAAATATCCAATGGAAATGGATCAGGGCGATGCTGCGGTTCTTTTTCTAAGGAATGCGTAGTGATTGGAAGATCCACGGTACGGTACCTATGATAAATAAGATAGACAACTATCCAAACTGAGTTACACTGAAAGGAAatatttgaagttaaaaatgcCACCAAATGTTTGTTTGCTGATCTTTGTTTTTATGGTCGGCAGAAATTAGGTGGTTGCAGCATGAAATTAGCAACATTAATATTACGTGATCAAAAGCTATCTTCTTGGGGCTTCCTTGGTGGGGATTGGTTCTTGACGTTCTAAACTAAAACCTTTTCAAGGAAACTTGAAATGCTTCCATAACATGAAATCCGGCAAGCAATTCATCGAGTAAAAGAATAGATACTGAATTAAGTGACCAAAGCTAAAATGGTCTGAAGAATAATAAGTAAACGTGAACCCCAGCCCCAAACCCACCTAGGACCACCGCTTGCATCAGTAACAATGTCCAAATGTTAGAACATTCATGTGGGTTTAAATAGCTACAGGGGATTTGCGAAAACACAAGATTTGCGTGATTTCCGACGCGACCTGTGCATAAAATGCAACGATTGAAATCATAATTTTTAGccagtaatattttttaatttaagttacaTGGCTGCTGTTCTGAATTTGGTCGCTATATTCTTCCTGTATGTCTTGGTGGCGCAACACAAAACTTAATCAAACTAGCTAAGGACCTATTTGGATACACTATAAAACGTAGcgtagttaaactatgctataTCTatcgaaaaaaagaaagaggaggaggaaaataaaaggaaagaaagagaagaagaacatagttgagaaaaagaaagagaagaagaggaagatagaaagaaaaaagaagaggttATAGAAGAAATGGGTGTAGACTTTTCTTGTCAAACCCTCAATCGAAGCTTCCACTTCGGCTCTTATGCAAGCATCCGAGTCGACAGATCTATTGGCCATTTCTCTTCAAAACTtgaccacttccaacccaaaatCTCATGAGGAGGAAGATTTTCCCACCATTACTTCGGCTGAAACTCAATAGAAGTTTGACGAATGTTTAAGATTATACAGTAGTGGTCTTCCGACTTTGGCTTGAAACTTGGAGCAATGTGATTGGCTTGGAGCACTCCTAGATCTCCTCGATCAGCCTGATCTCTCCTCAGCAGGTAAGTGTTTTGCAGAGAGTTTATCTTCTCAGTTTTATTCCTTCTTAATACGACAACAGACATTTTCTGCCGACTATTTAGCTTTATATCATCACTTCTCACGAGTCGGTCATTTCAAGATGAAAATCCCTGAAGTAACAGCTCCAATCTCCACCCTGAGTAATCAAGACATTTCTCTAAGAGATTAAGAATCGGCGCTTCAGCAACGCATTATCAATCTTAAAGAAGAACTTGCTGCAACTGAAACAGTCTTGGCCTAGATATCCGAGCAATGTGCCATTGTGTAGGCTTAACTAAAGGCCAAAAAAGATGAAGGGGTGTCGCTACGCGACCAACTCTCCCACCTTTACAAACTCCACCCTATGATGAAGCAGAGAAAGTGAGCAGCCGATCTTGCTCAATCTAATCTGGAAACTGAATGGATTCAACTTAAAGACTTAATACTTTGATTTTCCTTGGTTTTCCATTCTCAAATTGGctgtaatatattttaacattttgTACTTATcttgttttgaattttattcattttccCATATGGATGGGTAGTacttttgtaaatattttccATTGATTGGCCTGTCATTTTCTGACCCGCCTAATATCTTTCCGAAATATGCATTGCCTCTTATAACTTTATATATCTGGAATGGTCTTTCCCAATTTGGAGACAATTTCCCATTCACTCGGTCTTTCCGACCGATTGGAAGTATTAACCTTAAGACCAAATCTCCAACAGAAAAAGACTTAGCCTTAATTGTTTTATTATATGCATTGTTTACTCAGCTCTGATAAACTTGCAAAATGATCAAGCGCTAACAGTCGAACTTCATTTACTTTCATCTAACTTCTCCTtcattaaaatttcatattcttTTGCCATCAACTCTTTTTGTCCTTCGACTCTTAAAGAAGGAATCATGATTTCGGTAGGTACTATAGCTTTGTGACCATAGACCAATCGAAATGGTGTAAACCTTGTCGCTGTTTTGACAGTGTTTCAGCACTCCCACAACACCTCTGAGAGCTTCTCGCTCCACTTCCTTGGATGTTTTCCAATGTGCCGTTTCATAAGATTTATAATAACTTTATTCACTACCTCGGCCTGTCTATTGGCCTGACCGTAATAAGGAGAAGAATGAAGCAACTTGATTTTTCTTGATTCTACAAACCGTGAGATGTGAACATCATTTCTTGATCGGTTGTAATCATTTCGATGATTTTGAAATAGTGAATGATGGAGTCTTCCGCAAAGTCTATGATACCTTCCTGAGTGACCAGTCTtgtaggtgtcacgccccgcgccccgaggccgctaccaatttggcacggttcgggcgcggcgggcggaccgccgaacggacagagtctcccctgtccgcccaaggctaaacaacgagatcatgtacaacaagtcgccaggaaatcaacttgaatacatacatgatcatgcaacaacagcgagagcacaaacagtgctgaacattacaagagcaagcgtcacaagtagaagacatacaagtgaaacaaaagagagatacttaactattctattacaaccattcagctcgatacatttaattacaacttgcattcttttccaaACTATGAATATAAGCTTACATTCTTCAAAAGATAAACATTAGtttacatttatctcaaaatacctcacatcctatacatcatctactctcaatacatgtatagggtaactctaatgcaacataggaaagtaaactatcaaatagcactagggcgctaagcccataACGAGATCCTCTGCCGAtccgctctcgtgtgtacctgtaccccaaaaccacacggggtgagaactatataaatatagttcccagtgggttcggccgccgactccgccgatcttcccactaggtccaacctggcacagatagatagataggaaGATATATGGAAATACTACTACTATATCTattatgccatcaaatgcaaagtatgcatggaacatcatctagcaacaatctactatcatgctaatatgcctcaacagtgaaataaatacaacaacaacatagttatgcaatgcactatgtctaatcaaggtatgaatgcaatactcttatgctattcatgttattACCCAATCCGCTAGGCTaacttgcctaagatctcaaatctagtaggtgaagagctacctcACTCTTGTCTCACTCGACTCATATCTCAAAGGTCTGACCCAATCTCGTGAGTCccaggcaaagagctaccccgcccctcgcccgactcacatctcaaggTCCTAGACAAAGGCTACCCCGCACTttgcccgactcacatctcgacCTACTAAGTACAGGGCTACTccactcaaatctcataggtgaacaACAGCAACAACTATGAAAGCaagctatcatgaacaacaataatgagtatgactcaataggtactcaaatctcataggtgaaggaaTAGTATATCATGAAGGCATGAGCAATaagtaagctactatgaacactagtaagctactatgaacaacaacaacaactatggaagcaagctatcatgaacaacaataatgagtatgactcaataggtaACCAAATCTCGTGGTGAACACAAGGTTCACAAGCAaggctcacatatcaatctcctAGAGATGCCTAGCTGGTCgatccccgagtacgcctgcggataacaagcggctatccgagcagcaagcagggctgcctctctagtgaccaaactccggagcgcacaacctgaggggagcgaccccaccaagcgcagacaggcaatgtgagcgtgatcatctcacgagcaacagcaacctaccctctaagggtaatctcatcatggaatcaaggtgttcttgtacccaatctcatagtgtttcaactacactaaggttctcatgtCAAGgttatcaacaatcatatgccactcatcatagttttctaaactagatgccactcgacatttagactcatttcaacactagttacatcatactagttctttagcaacataagcattaatcaCCTCACATAGGGTCTAGGTCTTTATCATAAAGTTTTCATcatataatcatcatgcatactagatcatggatcaatcatcaagatgtatagctactagcatgcaaatatgaGCAATGACCACAATCATTTAGCATCTAAATGCAATAAATACGATATGCAACTTGATCGATTAATGTACTCAACTAAGGTTTAATCTACATTAATCATGCCCTTATAGGGTTTCAccacactaagtcccaatctcatgcatactaggtacaagtattAATCAAGTAACACTACATCTCTCATAGATGCCATGACATTAACAATTGCCAACTAGTacctataatgcaatatcccaatatgcaacttgatcaatgTTAACTAGAGTTTTCTAGTACAACAACAAAATCCATTACTAGTTCAAGTCATATGTGTTTTTAGCACAATAAGTTCAATTGCCATTGTAAACTAATGTCTTTAAacacatacactatgtctattCTCTTCATTTAGCATCATAGTTTACCAATTGTCATTTATAATCCTTATGTCCATTACATCATAATATCCATATCATAGTACTATATTGAtcataaaatatcatataaggATTAGGAATGCATGTATTGTCATTCTATAATGCATAGCAACATACAATATGCTACATGTGAACGGATAAGCACTAAGACATAGAAGAAgccgatgacttcgggatggcactccccacCTTTTACAGCgttcgattgcttgtcgtcacgtgcaatcggcctcccgcggcgcacgccgtCGGGTCTCGACCCAATCCGCGCGCGACCACCAAACGACTCTCCGATCCGTAATCCGAAAtataaaggtcttcggtttcttgtACGATGCTCAAATCCGTTTTCGGAGATTTTACGACGTCCGCCGTGcgcctccaggcggaaacgaagctaacgtccgtttctttaataactttgtaccggctcgacgaatcgccgaaccgtcgcttccaacgcgttctAGACCTAACATATAGGTAAACAGaggttaaaagagatcaaacccacaTACTTTGAAATTTAGCAATTTTGAGCCTAGGTTTataactatgcaagaaatcattaaattgcTCTATGATTCAAGCATACGCATCTATTAGGCATCAATGGGTTCCAACTAAAATCATTTCCAAAGCATTTAGACCTATctttagagatctaccattaaagccctcATTTTGAGAGGCTCTAGGTTTCAATAGGTAAAAATCCACGATTAGAACTTAGGATCTAAGCATAAATCATCATACTTAGCATCTAGGAAAGCTACTAATATcatttctagagcttaaaaCCCAAGCAATAGAGAAATGCTCATTAAAGCTCTTAAAGCTTACCTTCAAGCATGCTccaatgagaggaagaagatgaaattgatGAAGATCAACTCCAACTTACTTCTCCACAATCCATTCcatttgggagagatttagagagagaaaatggaggcttctctttctccctctttccatgcgtgtgttgtgtggcgtgtgcgtgtgtggtgtgCGGCCGAAGGAGATGAAGAAGCATCAAGTCTCTTAATAATACCACCTCAATATCATCTAGGCAACTAAAAATTGATAACTtctcgccggagctccctgaatgtcgTTTGACGCTCAAactgacagtcatgttcggtgtTTACTTAGCAACTTAAACAGCTGACGATCACTGTTTCAGTTTCGACCTCGTTgtgtcactgaaaactgtacgaactgcaatctttatcagatagctttcggattttatttctcactcaaCGGTGTcgaaaatatgaaaccttaaaatctagcctcataaaaatatttctgacttctctctgccaattttcataattttctgagactgtgcattttctgctattTATCTGCCcctttccaacagaaaattctaaatcttctgttttaattccgatttcagcacaggtcattcccacttatatttcacttctctaattcaataaaaatagtaatctcaaactatttttatttatttctatttttatatttaaatccggtatattacattacaccgcaaccttaccggaaccattcaaatggctctccaaccaaatggacaccgtaacctcatgattttagaagtccggtaccttacagtagGTCTCGCTCATTTGGTAAAATAATCCACTGCCACTATCAGAAATTTGTGTCCAGCCGAAGAGTTCGACtaaatttctccaattaaatccatGGCCCACTCTCGAAAAGGCCAAGGTTTGATAATTGCATACATTTCAGAAGCTGGAACTCTCTGTATAGAGCTATGGAATTGACAGTCCTGGCACCCCCTAGCATATTTTATACAATCTTCATACATAGTTGGCCAATAATAACCTTAGTGCCGAATGGTTCACCTTAATCTCTTCCTAGCTAAATGTGCTCCACATAAGCCTTCATAGACTTCGCCCATGACTAATAAGTCTTCCTCAGGTCCTAGGCATTTCATCAACACCTCCTCGGTTCTTTTTTTGTAAAGTTGTCCACTTAATAGACAATAGCCGAGTTGTAGTGTACCGAATCCTCGGTGCGCTAAACCGAACttcagtcaaattgaccgaacTATGGTAATGGACGCTTTAGAGAGGTCCGTTGAATGTCCGAATGCTTCGGAATACTTTATAAGGGTGCaagggaccttggagagcaagatggagaatttccaaaatttttgtattggaatTGCTCTTGGGGTCCGAACCCTGCTTGTAGGGTCTAGATCCCGTACACGTGAAAACGTGGGTTTTGTCAAACCTTGTTGTGTGAGGGGCTAGGGTGAAAATGTGCAAGTGGGAAGCCTTATATGAAGGTATCATGTTGTTTTTCCCTTATTTCCCCTCACACCCTCACATAAGagagagtttctctctctctctctctctctctctctctctctctaaacccccctctctctctagggtttgctccaaaagGTGGAGTATAGTGGAGAGGAGTttgcttggaggtgaagctaCCTCCTTCTACACCCTTGGCCATGAAGAGAGCTTGAGTTTGAGGTAAGCCTTGTGATATTTCAAGGTTTATGGTTAGAGTTTTGTATAAATCCCTTAGAAATGAGTTTTACTGGaaccctagatgattctaaTCTATGTTATTGCATAAATTATCATGGGATTTGGATTTTATGCGGGTTTTTAGGGTTCCAAAAGAGGGTTTTGTGGTtagtgggttttgatctcaattgatcctATGTTTCcgcaattgaaggtaaaactgACGGAGGATCACTTGGATTGAGTTTACGTTGAGCCGGCGGTGGTCAATTGGAAGAAATTGTCATTTTTGCTTCGTTTGCCGCAATCGGAGAAATAGATGACCATAAATCGCGTTGCTTGGCTTCCCGCTTCGTGACGACGacacgaggtggggggtgctatccgaattaGCCGAATttcattctatgtctaagttttagttatattgatcatatatcGTCATGCATTAAGTTATGTGGGAAGCCTATGAGTTCTTGGTAAATTTATGCTTAGAGTGAGGGATGATGACCATgttgcatgatacttgtaggTGCATTATTTGCATGATGTTGAGAtagatgtatatatgtgtatgcatgagatgctagaggacatatgcatgttgacatattgtgagAATATGTTAGATTCATGTGAACCAGATATGTGGACTTATAGTACTTGGACATATGTATGTGGACATATtctgagaatatgctagatatGTGCATGAGATGTTAGAGGGCATGTGTATGTGGACATATTATGATAATTGGAAATTATTGCATATGTAGCATATTCTCACTTATGAGAATTGTGAACTTATGGCATTATGAGAACTAGTGAAGCATCCCGCGCTTCGCAGCGGGTAGATatcacaaaataataaaattttatatttcaatataaaattgtaatatttattataatataaatttaatattttcagacaaataataaatagaaataaaattaaatatgtgaaaaaatataatcatatttgGTTGGACGTAAAACcgaacaaaataattatttttagaaaaaatatttaaattgaaattaaaattttgaagtgttACATAATTgtcaaatagaaaaataatcgaacaaaaaaaaatagttcccaaataaaaaattctcgaatcataaaatttttagagtaaaaattttattttttttaggatgAAATAGCTCTCAAatactttattgaaaaaattgagaaaaaaggtaaaaatattattattattattatttcacatTAAAGTATAATGCATTTCTAACTTCAGAAACTGTAAGTCAACTTCAAAGTGGATCTGTTGTGCTAAGAGTGCGTTATGAACCGTGGCCGCCTGCCTGCTTTGGTTGGTGGGGGCAGCACCTCCGTTGTGGGTAAACGGGAAACCCGACTCTACGAACCCGAGGAAAGGCTGCACAGCTTCCGTAGGGGTGTTAAGACCGGAGCTAAgctgataatatattttacacttaatatattattatgactaaaattagaattagaaatatttgtttactctactcttctctttcttcaaaGGAGGAGGATAATTAATAAGAAGAGATTGAGCCTAATTAATCTTGAACTCAAACGCCGCGCATGTTCGCCGCTGACGCCACCCCCAAAGTAAAGATCCTTTTTTAACATTGGAATCAcaattgggaaaaaaaagaaaaagaaaacaaaaaatcaaccAAACAACACACTTTAGCAGAgttattcaataaaaatatttaatctcataaaacataaaataacaaatatttaaagaagggaaagaaagaaaaagaaaaagaaaacaaaaaatcaaccAAACAACACACTTTAGAAGAgttattcaataaaaatatttaatctcATAAAACATAATATAACAAATACTACTTCATCATCAGTGCCAAAAATTAAATGCAAGTCCAAAGGATTAGCAAGTATTATTTCTTATAAACCTCATCAACACAATAGTTCAGATATTTTTACAGAGCTTCAGAACAAAAGTAACCTAAATCTAACAAATATTTTACCTTTTGTTCCCCTAAATGGAGCTCATAGAAGCTAATACAACTAAAGATTCCTTTTTTTACATTGAAATCACAattggggggaaaaaaaaaagaaaaatcaaccGAACAATACACTTAAGCAGAGTTattcaacaaaaatatttaaagggcACTTcacaaatcatcaaaaaattttaaaaaaaattcaaaacccatGAAAGAGGAGATAAAACACAACAGATCTACAGCATAAAGTTGAGATCTTTAGCTAGCAACATCAAAAAGATCAgatgtaagggaagtgaattctcgaaactcgaggattagacttcgtcaagaatcgactgattgtcgagcgTGCGAGCTTCGGAGAGTCCGAAGATGGtcataatgcataaagtgcattgaggGAATGTCCGCGAGAGTACCAGTGCAAAAGcagcactggagcagaaatgctctcggggaccggtccctggcagggagggaccggttccatcgggctgggctgcgggggtctctgatgagaccggtccctggcaggcagggaccggttcccgaacgttggcccagcgagagaagccgaaatttggctaagtcccgaaagtgttgctctcgggaaccggtctctcggacaaggaccggtctcccggggaccggtctctcaggcaaggaccggttcccgaacgcgaaatgtaatataccgaaaattcggaaaataaatgtcgaactttagtcaaattgaccaaagtgcgaggatggtacacttcggaaagtccgaaggtattaaaatgagtaaaagtgagttatgggaggttttcgagagctaaagaatcaaattctgcaaaactgcagattttgagctctcggggaccggtccctggtgggagagaccggtccccgaacgcgtatgatgtgagacagccgaaaaatcggctaagtcctgaggaGTTAGCTCTccggaaccggtctctgtctgagagaccggtcccccggagaccggtcccacaaggagagaccggttgcactgcgcgcagtagctctggctgcgctgggacgacgttcgggaaccggtccctgaaggagagaccggtccctgcctgcgcgatccgcccagttcgggcagtgtattaaagtgaaagttgaggggtttagctgcaattttgcaacccaataggcTATGTATTAGGGTAAATGAgagatttctctcatttctaccctctcattccctctcatccctctttctctctctagaagacaaagaaggagaagaagaagacaaggaaaggagggaaaagaaggaaaagaaaaaggagaagaagaagaggaagtgaagaaaacctctcctctccttctctagcttggaaaaggagcaagTTTAAAGGTAAgccttgccccttctcatgctaaattccaaactagggtttggattaacctagaaatggttttaaggGAGTATTTGaagggttttgaagctttcttttgcttcttaagagatcaaaacctagatttgctatagaggtaagcttggaccacctctaatggtgaaatctaatctagggttttggaaagcctaaaaatggttctaatggactaattagagtataatgaagctacttttgcttctctttgagatcaaaccctaggtttgacattgtgtattggagctagggacACAattgggcttttgctcatgagggtttatAAGTGCAATTGACCTTTAGaactaattgggggtattccgacgcgttggtgcgctgcattaacgttacgaaaaacCGGAtgaaagttatgggcaaaatggctaagttgcttcgttttgccgcaggtaaagaagaaggatctaaaaatcccgagaaaaATGTCGGAGCACTAAAGAGACCTACGAAGTGGTGTGGCTTTTCAAAACATTGAAAtttctctatgcctaatgtgcatctctttgagcatatgttctatatattgttattgcattttaggtaaagtaatgataatgtatgattgcatgattgtgagcacaaatgcataatgagatggttgagaacctaataatgtagAACCCTAGATGTGTGAGATAAAATGTGAGTACACA
This window of the Ananas comosus cultivar F153 linkage group 19, ASM154086v1, whole genome shotgun sequence genome carries:
- the LOC109725083 gene encoding GTPase activating protein 1-like, whose product is MKEGRVEQLLGLLKVKVVRGVNLAVRDVRSSDPYVILRMGKQKLRTRVIKKNTNPEWNEYLTLSVEDPALPVRLEVFDKDTFSNDDPMGNAEFDIRPFVEAVKMNLQGIPNGTIVKKVVPNRQNCLAEESAIYFSEGKVIQDLALRLRNVECGEVELQLQWTSIPGFRSF